ATGATTCTGCAAATAAACAGAGGTGCATTtataaatgaatgttttgataGTGCGTCTTTGTTCCTAGGCCGAAGACAAACATCTTTACTTTGCCATTTCCGGTGTCTTGACGCAAATAAGGCATTTCTTGAAGCGCTAACAATGCCCCGCCTCCTTCAGAGTCGCCTTCTTTGTGACATATTGCAGATGCAGAATCAATAAGTCTGTTAATAACATCCGTGATTGTTCAGAAACAATAAAGGCCTGGAGGTTTCAAGTGACCGTGGACTGAAGTGTCCGCGGAGTCAATACATCACGTGACTGTACGGGATGCATGCATAGAGCCATCGATTTCTTAATTCAGTATGCTATTCATTAATGTGTTAAGTCACGGTCGGGAACCTATAATACCAGCAATGGAGATTATAATTCTTCTTTTTAACCAGCTCTTTAGCGTCTTTACTATTTTTCATATTCCAAACTAATTGTTCCAAAGTCGATCAAATTCACACCAACGCCGGAGAATATTCCGTCACTTTTTTTAAACGGGACAGATTCCATCATGCGTCAAATTGAAACGCGGATATCGCATACCTGAGCGTTTCCTTTAGAAATATCTTGAGCGGTGGGTAAGcctatggttaaagtgttccttCGTCAAGGCGAAATTCCTGGttccattcctcacatggaGACAAAGTGTGAAACCTATTCCTAACGTGTCTGTCGTTGTGGTATTTGcgtactgctaaaagcggcgtaaaactatgtAACCAAGGATCTGTCATAATCATATAAGTTCTGTCATCTTAGGCGAACTATCCAGCTGATCGAGTTCGGATTAAGGTCGACATAACatatacaagtgagtgagtgagtgagtgagtgagtgagtgagtgaggaaacgcgactttaagcaatattccagcaatatcacggcgggaggcACCAGATATGGACGTcactcattgtatccatgtagggaatcgaacccgggtctgcggCATGAAGAGCCAACTCTTTAACAAGTAATCTACCTCAGCGTCCTGCATACAAATGAACTATCGGAGACCCTTACGTCACATAATGAGTATGacacattcacatatgtacaagCAAAGAACACTTTTATATGTACGAATACAccagtttttcaaaataaattaaaatggTACATACCTGTCGTAAAAGATAAGGTCATGCAGAGAGAGGACAGGCAACATCCGCGTCACTTGATATGAGGCGCGAGCGTTCTGTGCGGGTCTTCCGGATCGCTTAAAGTAGCCAGTATCTACCATTCCAACACAGTTTGCGTACAATTGCCAGTTTCGTTCCAACCGCCCGTATAGGTCTGTATTAGCAGAGCGTAGAATGCCAAGTAGATGGTTGACGTTCTTGCCTGAAgtagtaaaataaataatacaacaatgaaaatataaacgGGGTATTTGATAATGCCTGTTTGGTTTAATGCTGCTGACAACGTAATATCAAGGTGAAAACACTTCTTTAGAGAAAtacatattctagtactttttaggCTGAATCCCATCCGTAAATCATACCCAAGGTCTCAGAGGCAGatgggtggtagggtagcctagtggataaagcgttcgctcgtcacgccgaagtcccgggttcgattcccaacatgggcacaatgtgtgaagcccattttctggtgtcccccgccgtgatatcgctggatatattgctaaaagcggtgtaaaactaaactcactcactcactcactctcagagGCAGACATCTATTAGCCAGCACACAACGCCAGCCGTCTAACCCACTAAGCCAGTCAAAACGGCATTCGGAAAAATGGCCACATTCTAAATACTATTCATGGTATAGGTACACTGATAGCATGCAGTCAATCATTTTCCTGATGTACCCGAGATTAAAATCTAAGAAAGTTGAAATCTGCTACTATCTAAAACGAATTGTGACGCCTTATCAAGCTCCAGTACCCCGATTTAACAACCTCCGTGAACAAAATCTGAAGTTTTTTGGTTCCAATGGCAGTAAAATATTAAAATGGGAAACTTCGGTCTTAGGAAATGGTAGACTTCACAACAAACGATGTTAACTTACAGGCACCTCTCATTAAACTGTGTACAACTAACCTATGACATTCACATCCGCAATTGAAACATCATTCCCGTACCACGAAATGATGTGCACTTAGTCACAATGTACTATCAGAAGTAAAAGTCCCGGAGGCGTCTGCGAGTAGAGTTAAGATGCATGACAGTGAGTTGTAAGGACCCCCACGAGGGCGATCTTATATCCCCATGGCAACGTAAGACAAGATTTAACAGTGGTACTTATGAAACAGACCATTGGGGTATACAAGTGGTTACATCGTTAGCTCGTCAAGCCGAAactccgggttcgattttccacacgAGTACAATTTTGGTGTCccattgtaatattgctggaatattgctaaaagcggtgtaaactaaactcactcacgacgCACATACAATGCATGAATACATCATTCAAACACTTCGATACAATACATGTAGCCTGCATAACACCTCGCTAACTCGAAGTCTCAAAGGCCAAACAAAACATCAAGGTGTCCATCGTTGGAAGCAAGTGGAGTACCGTAAATCCCCTTatataaaaacattttatgttcaAGTCAGCAAGGTTACGCGATTTAACATTTAACTTGAATTTTCACAAGGATAATTATTTTGGATAAACGTTTGAAGAATATGAAACCACAGTATAGAGTAACACGATACTACTATCAGATAACTTATTATTTCTATATCCCTTTTTA
The window above is part of the Haliotis asinina isolate JCU_RB_2024 chromosome 1, JCU_Hal_asi_v2, whole genome shotgun sequence genome. Proteins encoded here:
- the LOC137276419 gene encoding uncharacterized protein, yielding MVRKKDLGKVFFIYLCLFSVCPAHPCGENPLRGFMSLSRLTGKNVNHLLGILRSANTDLYGRLERNWQLYANCVGMVDTGYFKRSGRPAQNARASYQVTRMLPVLSLHDLIFYDRSNADDDSLL